One Cystobacter ferrugineus genomic window, TGATGGATGGGGACGTGGGCGCGCTGTCGGGCGGATGGAAGATGCGCGTGGCGCTCGCCCGCATCCTGCTCATGCGTCCGGACGTGATGCTGCTCGACGAGCCGAGCAACCACCTGGACCTCGAGTCCCTCATCTGGCTGGAGAGCTTCCTCAAGAACTTCGAGGGCGCCCTGCTGATGACGAGCCACGACCGCGAGTTCATGAACCGCATCGTGACGAAGATCGTCGAGATCGACGGTGGCGAGCTCACCACGTACTCGGGCAACTACGACTTCTACGAGCAGCAGCGCGCGCAGAACGAGAAGCAGCAGCAGGCGCAGTTCGACCGCCAGCAGGCGATGCTCGCCAAGGAGCTGAAGTTCATCGAGCGCTTCAAGGCGCGCGCCTCGCACGCCGCCCAGGTGCAGAGCCGGGTGAAGAAGCTGGAGAAGATCGAGAAGGTGGAGCCGCCCAAACGCCGCCAGACGATGCTGTTCGAGTTCCAGCCGCCGCCGCGCTCGGGTGACGACGTGGCGAAGCTGGAGCGCGTGGTGAAGGGCTACGGCAAGCGCCGCATCTACAACGGCCTGGACTTCCTCGTGCGCCGCGGCGAGCGCTGGTGCGTCATGGGCGTCAACGGCGCGGGCAAGTCCACCCTGCTCAAGCTCATCGCCGGGGACTCCAAGCCGGACGATGGCGCGGTGACGATCGGCGGCAGCGTGAAGATGGGCTACTTCGCCCAGCACGCCATGGAGATCCTCAAGCCCGAGCAGACCGTGTTCGACTCGCTGGTGGACAAGTTCCCCCGCGCGTCCCAGGGCTCGCTGCGCGCGCTCGCCGGGTGCTTCGGCTTCTCCGGAGAGGAAATCGAGAAGAAGTGCCGCGTGCTCTCCGGTGGCGAGAAGGCCCGGCTGGTGCTGGCGCAGATGCTCTTCGATCCGCCCAACTTCCTGGTGCTGGACGAGCCCACCAACCACCTGGACATGGCCACCAAGCAGATGATGATCACCGCGCTCTCCAACTACGAGGGCACCATGCTCTTCGTGAGCCACGATCGGCACTTCCTCGGGGCGCTGTCCAACCGGGTGCTGGAGCTGACGCCCGAGGGCCCCCACCTGTACGGCGGCGGCTACACCGAGTACGTGGCGCGCACCGGCCACGAGGCCCCGGGCCTGCGGAGCTGAAGCGGAGCGCTCCTCCCCCGGCCCCCCTCGTCAGAGGAGCTTGCCGGGGTTGAGGATGCCGAGCGGATCCATCGCGGC contains:
- a CDS encoding ABC-F family ATP-binding cassette domain-containing protein, which translates into the protein MIRLDNIGKQHGQQILFVEASAQLNKGEKVGLVGPNGAGKSTLFRMIVQREHPDEGQVSVDRGVTIGYFDQDVGEMSGQSAVAAVMDGAGPVSEIATELKALEAAMADPERMDEMDKLVERFGVVQGRYEELGGYALEGRAREILAGLGFTEEMMDGDVGALSGGWKMRVALARILLMRPDVMLLDEPSNHLDLESLIWLESFLKNFEGALLMTSHDREFMNRIVTKIVEIDGGELTTYSGNYDFYEQQRAQNEKQQQAQFDRQQAMLAKELKFIERFKARASHAAQVQSRVKKLEKIEKVEPPKRRQTMLFEFQPPPRSGDDVAKLERVVKGYGKRRIYNGLDFLVRRGERWCVMGVNGAGKSTLLKLIAGDSKPDDGAVTIGGSVKMGYFAQHAMEILKPEQTVFDSLVDKFPRASQGSLRALAGCFGFSGEEIEKKCRVLSGGEKARLVLAQMLFDPPNFLVLDEPTNHLDMATKQMMITALSNYEGTMLFVSHDRHFLGALSNRVLELTPEGPHLYGGGYTEYVARTGHEAPGLRS